A portion of the Paenibacillus marchantiae genome contains these proteins:
- the spoIIGA gene encoding sigma-E processing peptidase SpoIIGA, translating to MVVYVDLIFLTNLCIDGALIGLTAWMRKTKLVWWRWLLSAIVGALYVVMMFVPEFDFMFTFLIKFGLSLVMLSIAFGFKGLQAFMRTLGTFYVINFVAAGGILGVHYMLQSSGELFNGIWFTASGGMSFDLKIAFWFTFVVFFAVLFLFKAVQSSKRKTDRMTTYLGKVEVFIDDVTISCTGLLDTGNQLTDPLSRMPVMVMEVSLWQDMLPAAWKGRLKDEAPDNLIMELDQEDFHWQDRLRLVPYRGINKGTAFMLAMKPDRVKVTMDEMCYETTKVLIGLDGGVLSSDGKYQAVIHPELVQDAASAQSTAISAGATEKPLNVV from the coding sequence GTGGTTGTATATGTGGATCTTATTTTTTTGACGAACCTGTGTATTGACGGTGCACTCATCGGACTGACGGCCTGGATGCGCAAAACGAAGCTGGTCTGGTGGAGATGGTTGCTGTCCGCGATCGTGGGTGCGCTGTACGTAGTCATGATGTTTGTACCGGAGTTTGATTTTATGTTCACCTTTTTGATCAAGTTTGGATTGTCTCTGGTGATGCTGAGTATTGCATTTGGGTTTAAGGGTCTTCAGGCATTTATGAGGACCTTGGGTACCTTCTATGTAATCAATTTTGTCGCCGCAGGGGGAATTCTGGGTGTGCACTACATGCTGCAAAGCTCTGGGGAATTGTTCAACGGCATTTGGTTTACGGCATCAGGTGGAATGTCTTTTGATTTGAAAATTGCCTTTTGGTTCACATTTGTCGTCTTTTTTGCCGTGCTTTTTCTATTCAAAGCCGTGCAGAGCTCGAAACGAAAAACAGACCGAATGACAACGTACTTGGGTAAAGTGGAGGTTTTTATTGATGATGTGACTATTTCTTGTACAGGCCTTCTGGATACAGGAAATCAACTCACAGACCCTCTTTCACGTATGCCCGTCATGGTAATGGAGGTATCGTTATGGCAAGACATGCTGCCTGCTGCATGGAAGGGCAGGTTGAAGGATGAGGCGCCGGACAACCTTATCATGGAGCTCGATCAGGAGGATTTCCACTGGCAGGATCGTTTAAGGCTTGTACCCTATCGGGGTATTAACAAAGGAACTGCATTTATGCTGGCGATGAAGCCAGACCGGGTGAAGGTAACGATGGATGAGATGTGTTATGAGACGACAAAGGTATTAATAGGGTTGGACGGGGGCGTACTGTCATCCGATGGAAAATACCAGGCCGTGATTCACCCTGAGCTTGTGCAAGACGCTGCTTCTGCGCAGTCTACGGCTATCTCTGCGGGAGCAACAGAAAAGCCGCTGAAT
- the ftsZ gene encoding cell division protein FtsZ, producing the protein MLEFDFEMESLAQIKVIGVGGGGSNAVNRMIENGVQGVEFITVNTDAQALHLAKSEHKLQIGDKLTRGLGAGANPDVGKKAAEESRDLIMNTLKGADMVFVTAGMGGGTGTGAAPVIAEIAKECGALTVGVVTRPFTFEGRKRSSHAEQGIEALKEKVDTLIVIPNDRLLEIVDKKTPMLEAFRQADNVLRQAVQGISDLIAVPGLINLDFADVKTIMHERGSALMGIGESTGENRAAEAARKAIMSPLLETSIEGARGVIMNITGGINLSLYEVNEAAEIVTSASDPEVNMIFGAIIDEDLKEEIKVTVIATGFEDKPASPPPGRKPAPASEPADNRSPNLRPFGNQPSNDQLDIPTFLRNRSRNNNND; encoded by the coding sequence ATGTTGGAATTTGATTTCGAGATGGAGAGCTTGGCTCAAATTAAAGTCATCGGTGTAGGCGGCGGCGGAAGCAATGCAGTCAACCGTATGATCGAAAACGGTGTACAAGGTGTAGAATTTATTACGGTAAATACGGACGCTCAGGCGTTGCACCTCGCGAAATCCGAGCATAAATTGCAAATCGGTGATAAATTAACCCGTGGTCTTGGCGCTGGCGCCAACCCGGATGTAGGTAAAAAAGCAGCGGAAGAATCTCGTGATTTGATCATGAACACCTTGAAAGGTGCAGACATGGTATTTGTTACAGCGGGTATGGGCGGCGGTACGGGTACAGGTGCGGCTCCGGTTATTGCCGAAATCGCCAAAGAGTGCGGCGCACTTACCGTGGGTGTTGTAACACGCCCGTTCACATTTGAAGGACGTAAACGTTCCAGCCATGCAGAGCAAGGTATCGAAGCTCTCAAGGAAAAAGTGGACACGCTGATCGTCATTCCAAATGATCGTTTGCTTGAGATTGTAGACAAAAAGACCCCAATGCTTGAAGCGTTCCGTCAAGCAGATAATGTATTGCGTCAAGCGGTGCAAGGTATCTCTGACTTGATCGCTGTACCGGGTCTGATCAACCTTGACTTTGCAGACGTCAAAACGATCATGCACGAGCGTGGATCTGCGCTGATGGGTATCGGTGAATCGACTGGCGAGAACCGTGCAGCTGAAGCAGCTCGTAAAGCCATCATGAGTCCTTTGCTGGAAACGTCCATCGAAGGTGCACGTGGTGTCATCATGAACATTACGGGTGGCATTAACCTGTCCCTGTATGAAGTCAATGAAGCAGCTGAGATTGTTACTTCAGCTTCCGATCCGGAAGTGAACATGATCTTTGGTGCCATCATTGATGAGGATCTGAAAGAGGAGATCAAGGTTACAGTTATCGCGACCGGATTTGAGGACAAGCCTGCTTCGCCTCCACCTGGACGCAAACCTGCTCCAGCAAGTGAGCCTGCGGATAACCGTTCGCCGAACCTGCGTCCTTTCGGAAATCAGCCAAGCAATGATCAGCTGGATATTCCGACATTTTTGCGCAATCGTTCACGCAATAATAACAACGATTAA
- the ftsA gene encoding cell division protein FtsA: MSNNDIIVSLDIGTSKIRAIIGEMNNGTFNIIGVGSADSEGIRKGVIVDIDQTVQSIRNAVDHAERMVGIQISEVYVGISGNHIGLMSSHGVVAVSNEDREIGEEDMERVLKAAEVIAVPPEREIIDVVAKQYVVDGLEGIQDPRGMIGVRLEVEATIITGAKTAIHNLLRCVEKAGLKVSDLVLMSLGAGQLALSKDEKTMGSVLVDIGAGATTIAIFEEDSLVATSTLPIGGEFVTNDIAYGLRTLTDQAEKVKLKYGCAWLDDAAADVMFKVTRIGSNVDKEFSQEDLAAIIEPRVQEIFQMISQEVKRLGYNDLPGGYILTGGTVSMPGVLQVAQHELAASVRVAVPDYIGVRDPGFTSGVGILHSVIRSLRIRPSINNGGGNNNNNNNNKKPTNRPKPNAAQESEQKPGLFERLKNMFSEFI; this comes from the coding sequence TTGAGCAACAATGACATCATTGTTAGTTTGGACATCGGTACATCCAAAATTCGCGCTATTATTGGGGAAATGAATAATGGAACCTTTAATATTATTGGAGTTGGATCTGCCGACTCGGAGGGAATTCGCAAAGGTGTAATCGTAGATATCGATCAGACGGTGCAATCGATCCGTAATGCAGTGGATCATGCAGAACGTATGGTAGGTATTCAAATATCCGAAGTATATGTTGGAATCTCGGGAAATCATATCGGACTGATGAGCAGTCACGGTGTCGTGGCAGTATCTAACGAGGATCGTGAAATCGGAGAAGAAGACATGGAGCGGGTGTTGAAAGCAGCCGAAGTGATTGCGGTTCCACCGGAACGGGAAATTATTGATGTTGTAGCCAAGCAGTATGTTGTAGATGGCTTGGAGGGCATACAGGACCCCCGTGGTATGATTGGTGTTCGTCTGGAAGTAGAGGCGACCATCATTACGGGTGCAAAAACCGCGATACATAATCTTTTGCGCTGCGTGGAAAAAGCGGGTCTGAAAGTAAGTGATTTGGTACTCATGTCACTTGGAGCAGGTCAGCTGGCATTGTCCAAGGATGAAAAAACGATGGGTTCCGTGCTTGTTGATATCGGAGCAGGGGCTACAACCATCGCCATCTTCGAAGAAGACAGTCTCGTTGCAACTTCAACGCTACCTATTGGTGGGGAGTTTGTAACGAATGATATTGCCTATGGTCTGCGCACATTAACAGATCAAGCCGAAAAGGTAAAATTGAAATATGGCTGCGCATGGCTGGACGATGCTGCTGCGGATGTCATGTTCAAAGTAACACGGATCGGCAGCAACGTAGACAAGGAATTCTCTCAAGAGGATCTGGCGGCTATTATCGAACCGAGGGTTCAAGAAATATTCCAGATGATTTCTCAAGAAGTGAAGCGTCTTGGTTACAATGATCTTCCTGGAGGTTATATACTAACGGGAGGTACGGTCTCTATGCCGGGTGTTCTGCAGGTAGCTCAGCATGAGCTTGCTGCTTCGGTACGAGTTGCGGTGCCGGATTATATCGGTGTGCGTGACCCTGGCTTCACGAGCGGAGTCGGCATTTTGCACAGTGTAATCCGCAGTTTGCGTATTCGTCCCTCGATCAACAACGGCGGTGGAAATAACAACAACAATAATAACAACAAAAAACCGACCAACCGTCCTAAGCCGAATGCGGCCCAGGAATCGGAGCAAAAACCAGGTCTGTTCGAACGGCTGAAAAATATGTTCAGCGAATTTATATAA
- a CDS encoding cell division protein FtsQ/DivIB, translating to MPKSQIPVLKKNRPKRNTSRKIVFILLLLFIVLLAVLFFRSSMSRISAIEITGNVYTTTSELLEKSGLKEGEQFFGTTSADVIERLKTIKAISTVTVDKQFPGTILIKVQEYPTVAYELGSDGTLKAILASGTSLTVPATIGVAVEKPILTQWKADDPLKAKLSEALAKIPNELTTDISEIIPNPTPSFPDQIRMYTKSQFEVITTVSLLSDKVEYLNQVIETERPGKITMLEADTYVPFIPDNPEEDAEPGATP from the coding sequence ATGCCTAAAAGTCAAATTCCGGTTCTGAAGAAGAATCGGCCCAAACGAAACACAAGCCGTAAAATCGTATTTATTCTCTTACTTCTTTTTATTGTATTACTTGCTGTACTTTTTTTTCGTTCTTCGATGAGTCGGATTTCGGCAATTGAGATTACGGGTAATGTATACACAACAACTTCGGAACTGCTGGAGAAAAGCGGTCTGAAGGAGGGCGAACAGTTTTTTGGGACAACCTCTGCTGATGTGATTGAGCGACTGAAAACGATCAAGGCTATATCAACCGTAACTGTGGATAAACAATTTCCGGGTACTATTCTTATCAAGGTGCAGGAATATCCAACGGTTGCGTATGAACTTGGTTCTGACGGTACGCTAAAAGCCATACTGGCAAGCGGGACAAGCTTAACGGTTCCTGCCACCATTGGCGTTGCGGTTGAGAAACCGATTTTGACCCAGTGGAAGGCGGACGATCCGCTCAAGGCCAAGCTGAGTGAAGCGTTGGCCAAGATCCCGAATGAACTAACGACGGATATATCGGAGATTATTCCGAATCCCACACCTTCATTCCCGGATCAGATCCGAATGTATACCAAGTCACAGTTTGAAGTGATTACAACTGTTTCTCTATTGTCCGATAAGGTAGAGTATCTCAACCAGGTCATTGAGACGGAACGGCCAGGGAAAATCACCATGCTGGAGGCTGATACGTACGTGCCTTTCATTCCGGATAACCCGGAAGAAGATGCTGAACCAGGAGCAACTCCCTGA
- the murA gene encoding UDP-N-acetylglucosamine 1-carboxyvinyltransferase: MDKLVIEGGKPLSGSIRIHGAKNAALPIMAASLLADGEVTLHNVPHLLDIEVMLYILERLGCTCRHEQGTVTIDTSSIRSYDVPEDLMKQMRSSIFLMGPLLAKFGQVSVYQPGGCAIGERKIDLHLRGLETLGASIEELDQQIICRGRKLVGTDIHLDFPSVGATENIMMAAVTAEGTTTIFNAAREPEIQDLQHFLNAMGARIIGAGTDTITINGVEKLKPCSYEIIPDRIVAGTVMIAAAATRGNVTLTHCNPAHLTSLIHVLKRTGVQITVCNDIMTVSCMSRPKSVDRIVTSPYPSFPTDLQSQIMVLLSLADGFSVMKETVFEGRFKHVDELNVMGADISVDMNAAFIRGVPRLYGATVEATDLRAGAALVIAGLAAQGKTVVEQVHHIDRGYDRIEKLFQSLGASVERQSPVSKQLDFAN, from the coding sequence TTGGACAAATTGGTGATTGAAGGCGGGAAACCCCTCTCAGGATCCATACGCATCCATGGAGCAAAAAATGCCGCTTTACCGATTATGGCCGCAAGTTTGTTGGCAGACGGAGAAGTTACGCTGCACAACGTTCCACACTTGCTGGACATTGAAGTGATGCTGTATATCCTGGAACGACTTGGATGCACGTGTCGGCATGAACAGGGAACAGTGACGATAGATACATCGTCCATCCGGTCATATGATGTGCCTGAGGATCTCATGAAGCAGATGCGTTCTTCCATTTTTTTAATGGGACCATTACTGGCTAAGTTTGGGCAAGTATCCGTGTACCAGCCAGGTGGCTGTGCCATTGGGGAACGTAAAATTGATCTTCACCTTCGGGGCCTTGAGACGCTCGGAGCTTCGATTGAAGAGCTGGATCAGCAGATCATATGCCGCGGGCGCAAGCTGGTGGGTACAGACATTCATCTGGATTTCCCCAGTGTAGGAGCCACAGAAAATATTATGATGGCTGCTGTTACGGCTGAGGGTACAACAACGATATTTAATGCAGCCAGAGAACCTGAGATACAGGATTTGCAACATTTTCTGAATGCAATGGGTGCACGGATTATCGGTGCTGGAACGGATACGATCACCATTAATGGTGTGGAGAAACTCAAACCTTGTTCTTACGAAATTATACCTGATCGGATCGTTGCAGGAACGGTGATGATTGCAGCCGCAGCAACGAGAGGGAATGTAACGCTTACACACTGCAATCCGGCTCATCTTACTTCCCTTATACATGTGTTGAAGCGTACTGGTGTTCAAATCACAGTCTGCAATGATATAATGACGGTGAGCTGTATGAGCCGTCCCAAATCAGTAGACCGCATTGTGACTTCTCCGTATCCTTCATTTCCAACAGACCTGCAGTCGCAAATTATGGTGCTGCTCAGTCTGGCAGACGGTTTCAGTGTGATGAAGGAAACGGTATTCGAGGGTCGGTTCAAACATGTGGATGAGCTGAATGTCATGGGAGCCGATATTTCGGTAGACATGAATGCAGCATTTATCCGTGGCGTTCCCCGTTTGTACGGGGCTACAGTGGAAGCAACCGATCTGCGTGCAGGTGCAGCACTAGTCATTGCTGGCCTTGCTGCCCAGGGAAAAACGGTTGTGGAGCAAGTACATCATATTGATAGAGGGTACGATCGTATCGAGAAGCTCTTTCAGAGTCTTGGAGCTTCGGTTGAGCGACAGTCCCCCGTTTCGAAGCAGCTGGATTTTGCCAATTAA
- the murB gene encoding UDP-N-acetylmuramate dehydrogenase, producing the protein MQQWISLLSQNNVGKVLENEPLAKYTTWKIGGPADALVIPENKEQMINLIQLLHKHQIPWMQLGRGSNMLVSDKGIRGVVVKPGEGFDYAEFHEGGVTAGAAHSFVKLSVVAAKKEWTGLEFGSGIPGTVGGAVYMNAGAHGSDVSRIFQSAEIVLETGELVRYSKEDMEFAYRHSVLHDRRGIVLEATFALQQGERKVISESMAAYKDRRRRTQPLQMACAGSVFRNPPGDHAARLIEAAGLKGMTQGGAQVSTMHANFIVNTGQATAEDVITLMQQIQNTISSQNGINLVPEVFVVGER; encoded by the coding sequence ATGCAGCAGTGGATATCGTTACTATCCCAGAACAATGTCGGCAAAGTTCTTGAAAACGAGCCGCTAGCCAAATACACCACATGGAAGATCGGCGGTCCTGCAGATGCGCTGGTCATACCGGAAAACAAGGAGCAGATGATCAATCTCATTCAATTGCTGCACAAGCATCAGATCCCATGGATGCAGCTTGGACGGGGTTCAAACATGTTGGTGTCTGACAAGGGAATACGCGGAGTTGTCGTGAAACCGGGAGAAGGCTTTGATTATGCCGAATTTCACGAGGGCGGGGTAACTGCCGGAGCGGCACATTCCTTTGTTAAACTCAGTGTTGTTGCTGCAAAGAAAGAGTGGACCGGTTTGGAATTTGGTAGCGGCATCCCCGGAACGGTCGGCGGAGCCGTATATATGAATGCTGGTGCCCATGGATCGGATGTGTCACGGATATTTCAATCCGCTGAGATTGTACTGGAGACAGGGGAATTGGTACGTTACAGCAAGGAGGACATGGAATTTGCCTATCGCCACTCTGTTCTTCATGACCGGAGAGGTATCGTGCTGGAGGCTACATTTGCACTCCAGCAGGGAGAACGCAAAGTCATTTCGGAATCGATGGCCGCGTATAAAGACCGTAGACGCCGTACACAGCCACTGCAGATGGCGTGTGCTGGCAGCGTGTTCCGGAATCCACCTGGTGATCATGCCGCCCGCCTGATTGAAGCAGCGGGGCTAAAGGGTATGACTCAAGGAGGCGCACAGGTATCCACCATGCATGCCAATTTCATTGTCAATACAGGCCAAGCAACAGCAGAGGACGTTATCACCCTAATGCAGCAGATTCAGAACACTATATCATCTCAAAACGGTATTAACCTGGTACCGGAAGTCTTCGTAGTGGGTGAACGGTAA
- the murG gene encoding undecaprenyldiphospho-muramoylpentapeptide beta-N-acetylglucosaminyltransferase, with protein sequence MRVVLSGGGTGGHIYPAVAIARQCEAENPDSTFLYIGGTRGLESKLVPQENIPFQSIDITGFRRKLSFDNVKTVMRFLQGVRKAKKMLKEFKPDVVIGTGGYVCGPVVYAAAKLGIPSVIHEQNAIPGLTNKFLTRYVDTVAVSFEGSEKAFSGAKRVVYTGNPRATTVAQASRDRGFATLGVPMDSRVVLVVGGSRGAKAINKAMVDMAPMLAKLEDVHVVYVTGDSYFDETREAIRSSLGTMPNHLHVLPYVHNMPEVLACTSLIVNRAGASFLAEITSLGIPSILIPSPNVTNNHQEANARTLEGGGASLTMLEKDLTGQALYKAIAGIMNDEAARKRMAEASRELGKPDAAEVLVSEIRRLAAGR encoded by the coding sequence ATGCGAGTCGTTCTAAGCGGCGGCGGTACCGGTGGGCATATCTATCCGGCCGTTGCTATAGCAAGGCAATGTGAGGCGGAGAATCCCGACTCGACATTTTTATATATCGGTGGTACCCGTGGACTGGAAAGTAAACTGGTGCCACAAGAGAATATTCCGTTTCAATCGATTGACATTACAGGTTTTCGCCGGAAATTGTCCTTTGACAACGTGAAGACTGTGATGAGATTTTTGCAAGGTGTTCGCAAAGCCAAGAAAATGCTCAAGGAATTCAAACCCGATGTTGTCATCGGTACGGGGGGCTATGTGTGTGGGCCTGTCGTATATGCAGCAGCCAAACTTGGTATTCCAAGTGTCATTCATGAACAGAATGCCATTCCCGGGTTAACTAACAAGTTCCTTACCCGGTATGTGGACACGGTAGCTGTTAGTTTTGAGGGTTCGGAGAAAGCATTCTCTGGAGCCAAAAGGGTTGTGTATACCGGCAATCCAAGGGCTACAACGGTAGCTCAAGCTAGCCGTGATCGTGGTTTTGCGACACTGGGTGTACCGATGGACAGCCGAGTTGTTCTTGTGGTTGGTGGTAGCCGTGGTGCGAAAGCAATCAATAAAGCCATGGTGGATATGGCACCGATGCTGGCCAAGCTTGAAGATGTGCACGTGGTCTACGTGACTGGTGATTCTTATTTTGATGAAACGCGTGAAGCGATTCGCAGTTCCCTTGGAACGATGCCAAATCATCTGCATGTGCTGCCCTACGTACACAACATGCCTGAGGTTCTTGCATGCACGTCGCTGATTGTAAATCGTGCTGGGGCATCATTCCTTGCCGAGATTACATCTCTAGGTATTCCATCCATTCTGATTCCGTCACCTAACGTGACGAATAATCATCAGGAGGCGAATGCTCGTACACTTGAGGGTGGTGGTGCATCGCTTACGATGCTGGAGAAGGATCTGACAGGCCAGGCGCTATATAAAGCGATTGCTGGAATTATGAATGACGAAGCGGCGCGCAAAAGGATGGCGGAAGCCTCCAGGGAACTGGGGAAACCTGATGCAGCCGAGGTGCTTGTGAGCGAGATTCGGCGTCTTGCTGCAGGGCGTTAA
- the spoVE gene encoding stage V sporulation protein E, with product MKQTRPAPDFWLLICILALLAIGIIMVYSAGSVLAFHDYGDSFYFVKRQLLFAGLGLAAMFVTANVDYRVWRKYAKPILIACFIMLIAVLIPGIGVVRGGARSWLGIGSFGIQPSEFMKLGMILFLAHWLSKEPGKIKTFTTGLLPPLGLIGLAFGIIMLQPDLGTGTVMMGASMLIIFTAGARMKHLSLLALGGIVGFAGLIAAAPYRLQRITAFLDPWSDPLGAGYQIIQSLYAIGPGGLAGLGLGMSRQKYSYVPEPQTDFIFSILAEELGFIGGMIVLLLFLVLVWRGMRVAMTVPDAFGSLLGVGIVGMVAVQVIINIGVVIGLMPVTGITLPLISYGGSSLTLMLTALGILLNLSRYAR from the coding sequence ATGAAACAGACGCGACCGGCGCCGGATTTCTGGCTCCTAATTTGTATTCTGGCATTGCTTGCCATCGGCATTATTATGGTATACAGTGCGGGCTCGGTGCTTGCTTTTCATGACTACGGTGATTCATTTTACTTTGTCAAAAGACAGCTGTTGTTCGCCGGACTTGGACTTGCTGCCATGTTTGTTACGGCAAATGTGGACTACCGGGTCTGGAGAAAGTATGCAAAGCCTATACTGATTGCCTGTTTTATAATGCTGATTGCGGTGCTGATTCCTGGCATCGGAGTGGTTCGGGGAGGGGCACGAAGCTGGTTGGGCATTGGCTCGTTCGGCATACAACCTTCAGAATTCATGAAACTGGGTATGATCCTGTTTCTCGCTCACTGGTTAAGCAAGGAACCTGGCAAAATCAAAACGTTCACGACGGGGCTTCTGCCACCGCTCGGCTTGATTGGTTTGGCCTTTGGTATTATTATGCTTCAGCCCGATTTGGGGACAGGCACCGTGATGATGGGTGCATCGATGCTGATTATTTTCACAGCAGGAGCACGGATGAAACATCTATCACTGCTTGCCCTCGGCGGTATAGTAGGGTTTGCCGGACTGATTGCGGCAGCTCCCTACAGATTGCAGCGAATAACGGCTTTTTTGGACCCGTGGTCCGATCCACTTGGTGCCGGATATCAGATTATTCAATCTTTATATGCGATCGGCCCTGGAGGACTTGCGGGCTTGGGGCTGGGTATGAGTCGACAAAAATACAGCTACGTACCCGAGCCACAAACGGATTTTATTTTTTCCATTTTGGCAGAAGAGCTAGGCTTCATTGGTGGAATGATTGTATTATTGCTGTTTCTGGTCTTGGTGTGGAGAGGGATGCGCGTAGCGATGACGGTACCGGATGCTTTTGGCAGCCTTCTGGGTGTAGGTATTGTGGGTATGGTGGCTGTGCAGGTCATTATCAACATTGGTGTCGTGATCGGGCTTATGCCGGTTACGGGGATTACGCTCCCGCTCATCAGCTATGGCGGTTCATCTCTGACCTTGATGTTGACAGCGCTAGGCATATTATTGAACTTATCCCGTTATGCGAGGTGA
- the murD gene encoding UDP-N-acetylmuramoyl-L-alanine--D-glutamate ligase has protein sequence MNHPESYRGQQVVVLGLAKSGVQVAKVLDRAGAIVTVNDKKEREQCPEASELEALGISVVCGGHPDDLIHSDVKLVVKNPGIPYQAPPVQQALALGIEVVTEVEVAYHLCAAPMIGITGSNGKTTTTTWVGNMLELAGLKPIVAGNIGTPLCEAAEQASADNWMVVELSSFQLKGTSDFRPRIASLLNVAETHLDYHGDMDDYVASKAKLFSNQQPEDVAILNWDDPVCRGLVPYIKARLLPFSLTEKLEAGVYADPPYVDGEEDDVKRQVIYADGEGNHHVIIDVEDIGIPGRFNVGNALAAVAIAVSAGADPSVLAAPLADFKGVEHRLEYVLEHNGANYYNNSKATNSKATVMALNSFKEPVVLIAGGLDRGSDMMELLPLFQERVKAVVALGETREKIAKVAELAGLKQIKVVDNEEDAARTLTAAVQEASQFAAPGDVVLLSPACASWDMFASYEERGRIFKEAAHNL, from the coding sequence ATGAATCATCCTGAATCATATCGTGGACAACAAGTGGTCGTGCTTGGACTGGCCAAAAGCGGCGTGCAGGTCGCCAAAGTACTGGATCGTGCCGGCGCAATCGTTACAGTTAATGATAAAAAAGAGAGAGAACAGTGTCCCGAAGCATCCGAATTGGAGGCTTTGGGAATTTCTGTTGTATGCGGGGGACATCCGGACGACCTGATTCATAGTGATGTGAAGCTTGTAGTCAAAAATCCGGGCATTCCTTATCAGGCACCTCCTGTGCAACAGGCACTTGCCTTAGGCATAGAAGTGGTGACTGAGGTGGAGGTAGCTTACCATCTATGCGCTGCGCCTATGATCGGGATCACGGGCTCTAACGGGAAAACAACCACAACAACGTGGGTAGGCAACATGTTGGAGCTTGCCGGTTTGAAACCAATCGTTGCCGGTAATATTGGAACGCCATTGTGTGAGGCGGCAGAGCAGGCTTCTGCGGATAACTGGATGGTGGTGGAGCTTAGCAGTTTCCAACTGAAAGGCACATCCGATTTCCGTCCACGCATTGCAAGTTTGCTAAACGTGGCGGAGACTCATTTGGATTACCATGGGGACATGGATGATTATGTGGCTTCCAAAGCCAAATTGTTCTCCAACCAGCAACCGGAGGATGTAGCTATCCTGAACTGGGATGACCCGGTATGTCGCGGACTGGTTCCTTATATTAAAGCAAGACTGCTCCCATTCTCGCTGACAGAGAAGCTTGAAGCAGGGGTATATGCCGATCCTCCATACGTGGATGGGGAAGAGGATGATGTGAAGCGCCAGGTGATCTATGCAGACGGTGAGGGCAACCATCATGTCATTATTGATGTGGAAGACATCGGAATACCAGGACGATTTAATGTGGGAAATGCATTGGCAGCAGTAGCTATTGCTGTCTCCGCTGGAGCCGATCCATCTGTGCTTGCTGCGCCTCTGGCTGACTTCAAGGGGGTTGAACACCGTCTTGAGTATGTACTTGAACATAATGGAGCTAACTATTACAACAATTCCAAAGCGACTAACTCCAAAGCAACCGTAATGGCGTTGAACTCCTTCAAGGAACCGGTCGTGCTCATTGCCGGCGGACTGGATCGTGGATCAGACATGATGGAATTGCTGCCATTGTTCCAGGAGCGGGTGAAAGCTGTGGTTGCTCTTGGAGAGACACGGGAGAAAATTGCCAAGGTCGCGGAACTGGCGGGATTAAAGCAAATTAAGGTCGTCGATAATGAGGAGGACGCTGCCCGGACGTTAACCGCTGCCGTGCAGGAAGCTTCACAGTTTGCAGCTCCAGGTGATGTGGTCTTGTTATCACCAGCGTGTGCAAGCTGGGACATGTTTGCTTCCTATGAAGAGCGGGGACGCATTTTTAAAGAGGCGGCGCATAACTTGTAA